A region of Necator americanus strain Aroian chromosome I, whole genome shotgun sequence DNA encodes the following proteins:
- a CDS encoding hypothetical protein (NECATOR_CHRI.G4014.T1), translated as MPICGEHTADPSSVQSTRNEITSPVNEAGSNEVLEPKSAIDVALELIARAEVEAVEAARIAALNKPKPRGRPPLHRKIARSDGNQGTSNDLVTETPKLVPQKNLNEAQQDGLAQLDLSSILPKRAAPPFPTTVPLPILKDHLEVEAAPRAVPPSVELSLFGGEDIAEPESADFDKMVLLNYGSTDGRLEDEEEPSSASELSSQKGILPARKELKFKDKKAEEEAAAVQRILEEVCPLSSFRERSSSSGTPNKEADEDPASSSNPRKRKPYKKKARGRPKKIPKEAIEDLPTPQKTGRPRGRPKKNGADSKLDNKSMEKKQHDRHRGRPRRAASMIQDFLELYAKVDLADLEEVHARATTFVRMLIDEYAVPSNTSPRKEDSRSSSYEGNAPGDSAKRKREANGSDQYVANHSPKLEEMDVSVDACTMDDEESGDEAGSSGEDMGELDYESNSDANEDFEDDTRADRRNGARVVLPDNFIDAIPVLRGAALQPLPTTADSALR; from the exons ATGCCTATTTGCGGTGAACATACTGCCGATCCGTCTTCTGTACAGTCGACAAGAAAt gaaattACGTCACCGGTCAACGAGGCAGGTTCTAATGAGGTGCTCGAACCGAAATCTGCTATCGATGTTGCCCTTGAACTTATAGCTCGAGCAGAAGTGGAAGCTGTAGAAGCAGCTAGAAT AGCTGCGCTTAATAAACCAAAACCACGTGGTCGACCGCCTCTCCACCGAAAAATTGCTAG ATCTGATGGAAATCAAGGCACGAGCAACGATCTGGTGACTGAAACGCCAAAGCTAGTTCCGCAGAAGAACCTTAATGAGGCACAG CAGGACGGACTCGCACAACTGGACCTTTCATCAATTCTGCCAAAACGAGCCGCTCCTCCGTTCCCGACGACAGTCCCTCTTCCAATTCTTAAAGACCATTTGGAAGTAGAGGCTGCACCTCGTGCTGTACCTCCCAGCGTAGAATTGTCACTATTTGGAGGAGAAGATATTGCGGAACCAGAGTCGGCCGATTTCGACAAAATGGTGCTTCTTAATTATGGCAGTACCGACGGTCGACTGGAGGACGAAGAAGAACCCAGTTCTGCGTCCGAGTTGAGTAGTCAGAAAGGAATACTTCCAGCACGAAAAGAGTTGAAGTTCAAGGACAAAAAAGCTGAAGAAGAAGCAGCTGCAGTGCAACGTATTTTAGAAGAAGTATGTCCTTTATCGTCCTTTCGAGAGCGATCTTCCTCATCAGGAACTCCCAATAAAGAAGCGGACGAAGATCCTGCGTCTTCTTCAAACCCTCGAAAGCGCAAGCCCTATAAGAA GAAGGCGAGGGGAAGACCAAAGAAAATCCCCAAGGAAGCGATTGAGGACTTGCCTACCCCTCAAAAAACTGG ACGACCTCGTGGGCGGCCGAAAAAGAACGGCGCAGATTCTAAATTGGATAATAAATCAATGgaaaa AAAACAGCATGACCGACACAGAGGACGCCCACGTCGTGCTGCATCTATGATACAAGATTTTCTGGAGTTATACGCTAAAGTGGATTTGGCTGATCTTGAAGAAGTTCATGCACGG GCGACTACGTTTGTAAGGATGTTGATAGACGAGTACGCTGTACCTTCTAACACATCACCACGTAAAGAAGATAGTCGAAGTTCTTCGTATGAAGGAA ACGCTCCTGGTGATTCAGCGAAGAGAAAACGTGAGGCTAATGGCTCAGATCAGTACGTAGCTAACCATTCACCGAAACTTGAAG AAATGGATGTATCGGTAGATGCATGCACAATGGATGATGAGGAAAGCGGTGATGAGGCAGGCAGTTCAGGAGAGGATATGGGTGAACTGGATTACGAAAGTAATT cggACGCCAACGAAGACTTCGAAGATGATACAAGAGCCGATCGACGCAATGGGGCAAGGGTAGTGCTCCCAGATAATTTTATTGATGCTATTCCTGTTCTTAGAGGAGCCGCTTTACAACCTCTACCTACTACAGCTGATTCAGCGCTAAGatag
- a CDS encoding hypothetical protein (NECATOR_CHRI.G4014.T2), with the protein MPICGEHTADPSSVQSTRNEITSPVNEAGSNEVLEPKSAIDVALELIARAEVEAVEAARIAALNKPKPRGRPPLHRKIASSPQFTSNCRSDGNQGTSNDLVTETPKLVPQKNLNEAQQDGLAQLDLSSILPKRAAPPFPTTVPLPILKDHLEVEAAPRAVPPSVELSLFGGEDIAEPESADFDKMVLLNYGSTDGRLEDEEEPSSASELSSQKGILPARKELKFKDKKAEEEAAAVQRILEEVCPLSSFRERSSSSGTPNKEADEDPASSSNPRKRKPYKKKARGRPKKIPKEAIEDLPTPQKTGRPRGRPKKNGADSKLDNKSMEKKQHDRHRGRPRRAASMIQDFLELYAKVDLADLEEVHARATTFVRMLIDEYAVPSNTSPRKEDSRSSSYEGNAPGDSAKRKREANGSDQYVANHSPKLEEMDVSVDACTMDDEESGDEAGSSGEDMGELDYESNSDANEDFEDDTRADRRNGARVVLPDNFIDAIPVLRGAALQPLPTTADSALR; encoded by the exons ATGCCTATTTGCGGTGAACATACTGCCGATCCGTCTTCTGTACAGTCGACAAGAAAt gaaattACGTCACCGGTCAACGAGGCAGGTTCTAATGAGGTGCTCGAACCGAAATCTGCTATCGATGTTGCCCTTGAACTTATAGCTCGAGCAGAAGTGGAAGCTGTAGAAGCAGCTAGAAT AGCTGCGCTTAATAAACCAAAACCACGTGGTCGACCGCCTCTCCACCGAAAAATTGCTAG ttctcCTCAATTTACTTCTAACTGTAGATCTGATGGAAATCAAGGCACGAGCAACGATCTGGTGACTGAAACGCCAAAGCTAGTTCCGCAGAAGAACCTTAATGAGGCACAG CAGGACGGACTCGCACAACTGGACCTTTCATCAATTCTGCCAAAACGAGCCGCTCCTCCGTTCCCGACGACAGTCCCTCTTCCAATTCTTAAAGACCATTTGGAAGTAGAGGCTGCACCTCGTGCTGTACCTCCCAGCGTAGAATTGTCACTATTTGGAGGAGAAGATATTGCGGAACCAGAGTCGGCCGATTTCGACAAAATGGTGCTTCTTAATTATGGCAGTACCGACGGTCGACTGGAGGACGAAGAAGAACCCAGTTCTGCGTCCGAGTTGAGTAGTCAGAAAGGAATACTTCCAGCACGAAAAGAGTTGAAGTTCAAGGACAAAAAAGCTGAAGAAGAAGCAGCTGCAGTGCAACGTATTTTAGAAGAAGTATGTCCTTTATCGTCCTTTCGAGAGCGATCTTCCTCATCAGGAACTCCCAATAAAGAAGCGGACGAAGATCCTGCGTCTTCTTCAAACCCTCGAAAGCGCAAGCCCTATAAGAA GAAGGCGAGGGGAAGACCAAAGAAAATCCCCAAGGAAGCGATTGAGGACTTGCCTACCCCTCAAAAAACTGG ACGACCTCGTGGGCGGCCGAAAAAGAACGGCGCAGATTCTAAATTGGATAATAAATCAATGgaaaa AAAACAGCATGACCGACACAGAGGACGCCCACGTCGTGCTGCATCTATGATACAAGATTTTCTGGAGTTATACGCTAAAGTGGATTTGGCTGATCTTGAAGAAGTTCATGCACGG GCGACTACGTTTGTAAGGATGTTGATAGACGAGTACGCTGTACCTTCTAACACATCACCACGTAAAGAAGATAGTCGAAGTTCTTCGTATGAAGGAA ACGCTCCTGGTGATTCAGCGAAGAGAAAACGTGAGGCTAATGGCTCAGATCAGTACGTAGCTAACCATTCACCGAAACTTGAAG AAATGGATGTATCGGTAGATGCATGCACAATGGATGATGAGGAAAGCGGTGATGAGGCAGGCAGTTCAGGAGAGGATATGGGTGAACTGGATTACGAAAGTAATT cggACGCCAACGAAGACTTCGAAGATGATACAAGAGCCGATCGACGCAATGGGGCAAGGGTAGTGCTCCCAGATAATTTTATTGATGCTATTCCTGTTCTTAGAGGAGCCGCTTTACAACCTCTACCTACTACAGCTGATTCAGCGCTAAGatag